From the genome of Xyrauchen texanus isolate HMW12.3.18 chromosome 22, RBS_HiC_50CHRs, whole genome shotgun sequence, one region includes:
- the lgals8b gene encoding galectin-8 isoform X1 — MSVANAKQTILNPTVPFTEIIPGGLLLGEMIVIQGCVSNDADRFQFDLTCGSSTKQPADIAFRFNPHFSSPRIVCNSLQHGSWGREDNMDLMPFKQGAFFETIILVLCDVFKVAVNGAHVLEYKHRIPLERVDTCSVSGKVEIHAISFVPDSAVFSKSDDLSIPYKGSLLRGLTPGKQITIKGHISLFPHSFTVNLRCSRSYNIALHLNARVKTGMLIRNSFLSQSWGLEECELPYFPFSAGNYFEMIILCQSYQFKIAVNGSHLLDYRHKVQNFSSIDQLEILGDVELQSIQLWM, encoded by the exons ATGTCAGTGGCAAATGCTAAACAGACCATTCTCAATCCG ACAGTTCCCTTCACAGAGATCATACCGGGTGGTCTTCTCCTTGGAGAGATGATTGTTATTCAGGGATGTGTTAGTAATGATGCTGACAG GTTTCAGTTTGATCTGACATGTGGCAGCAGCACTAAGCAACCGGCAGACATTGCCTTTCGCTTCAATCCGCACTTCAGTTCTCCACGGATTGTGTGCAACTCCTTACAACATGGAAGCTGGGGCAGAGAGGACAATATGGACCTGATGCCTTTCAAACAGGGAGCATTCTTTGAGACCATCATCCTGGTGCTCTGTGATGTTTTCAAA GTGGCTGTAAACGGTGCTCATGTTTTGGAGTACAAGCACAGAATTCCTCTTGAGAGGGTTGACACATGTTCAGTCTCTGGAAAAGTAGAAATACATGCAATCAGCTTTGTCCCTGATTCA GCTGTATTTTCAAAATCAGATGACCTT AGCATACCCTACAAAGGCAGTTTACTTAGAGGGCTCACTCCAGGGAAGCAAATAACAATCAAAGGGCATATCAGTTTATTCCCTCACAG TTTCACTGTTAACCTGAGGTGCAGTCGATCATACAACATTGCTCTACACCTCAACGCACGTGTCAAAACAGGCATGCTCATCAGGAACTCTTTTCTTAGCCAGTCATGGGGCCTGGAGGAATGTGAACTACCATACTTTCCTTTCTCTGCTGGAAACTACTTTGAG ATGATCATCCTGTGTCAGTCTTATCAGTTTAAGATTGCAGTAAACGGATCACACCTACTGGACTACAGACACAAGGTTCAAAACTTTAGCTCCATTGACCAGCTGGAGATTCTGGGTGATGTGGAACTGCAGAGCATTCAGTTGTG gatgtga
- the lgals8b gene encoding galectin-8 isoform X2 — translation MIVIQGCVSNDADRFQFDLTCGSSTKQPADIAFRFNPHFSSPRIVCNSLQHGSWGREDNMDLMPFKQGAFFETIILVLCDVFKVAVNGAHVLEYKHRIPLERVDTCSVSGKVEIHAISFVPDSAVFSKSDDLSIPYKGSLLRGLTPGKQITIKGHISLFPHSFTVNLRCSRSYNIALHLNARVKTGMLIRNSFLSQSWGLEECELPYFPFSAGNYFEMIILCQSYQFKIAVNGSHLLDYRHKVQNFSSIDQLEILGDVELQSIQLWM, via the exons ATGATTGTTATTCAGGGATGTGTTAGTAATGATGCTGACAG GTTTCAGTTTGATCTGACATGTGGCAGCAGCACTAAGCAACCGGCAGACATTGCCTTTCGCTTCAATCCGCACTTCAGTTCTCCACGGATTGTGTGCAACTCCTTACAACATGGAAGCTGGGGCAGAGAGGACAATATGGACCTGATGCCTTTCAAACAGGGAGCATTCTTTGAGACCATCATCCTGGTGCTCTGTGATGTTTTCAAA GTGGCTGTAAACGGTGCTCATGTTTTGGAGTACAAGCACAGAATTCCTCTTGAGAGGGTTGACACATGTTCAGTCTCTGGAAAAGTAGAAATACATGCAATCAGCTTTGTCCCTGATTCA GCTGTATTTTCAAAATCAGATGACCTT AGCATACCCTACAAAGGCAGTTTACTTAGAGGGCTCACTCCAGGGAAGCAAATAACAATCAAAGGGCATATCAGTTTATTCCCTCACAG TTTCACTGTTAACCTGAGGTGCAGTCGATCATACAACATTGCTCTACACCTCAACGCACGTGTCAAAACAGGCATGCTCATCAGGAACTCTTTTCTTAGCCAGTCATGGGGCCTGGAGGAATGTGAACTACCATACTTTCCTTTCTCTGCTGGAAACTACTTTGAG ATGATCATCCTGTGTCAGTCTTATCAGTTTAAGATTGCAGTAAACGGATCACACCTACTGGACTACAGACACAAGGTTCAAAACTTTAGCTCCATTGACCAGCTGGAGATTCTGGGTGATGTGGAACTGCAGAGCATTCAGTTGTG gatgtga